Proteins from a genomic interval of Nostoc sp. TCL240-02:
- a CDS encoding DHH family phosphoesterase, with the protein MLDRPVSELSKPSRRLPNQRWQIYPQKPEFAQKLAVLINVSAIISQLLINRGIETPEQAQAFLNPESLVLPSPLEDFPDLAISLELLQNAIASQTKIAICGDYDADGMTSTALLLRSLRTLGAQVDYAIPSRMHEGYGINKRIVEEFHSEGVGLILTVDNGISAFEPVARARELGLAVIITDHHDIPQKLPPANAILNPKLIAESSPYRGVAGVGVAYILAVSLAQQLGETKGLIQPMLALFTLGTIADLAPLTGVNRRWVKRGLQHLPKSNLAGIQALIQVGGVQARGEERAEGAGGAGGDKEKLQSPVPSPKSLKPEDIGFRLGPRINAIGRIGNPQTVIELLTTDDMGVALERAMQCEQINASRQEMCQQIEQEAIAYVESEFVTSLQQDRVLIVVQPNWHHGVIGIVASRLVERYGVPVFIGTYEDGEHIRGSARSIPEFNVFEALEYCHDLLGKFGGHKAAGGFSLPAENLQVLRSRLIEFANQCLEPQHLKPLLKIDTEVNLDQINQQLYQQLNALHPCGMDNPDPVFWTANVQVVEQKIVGKGHIKLTIAQTIDNQDYRIKAIAWRWGDYFRLPPRVDVAYKLRENYFNGNTTIELELVGARLPIQIQQFFASPPISSSTSFEYNQRQYTCGFYKNGIEAELRIKNPEGKVLVMQPGHIIGLLGTNRQNAKEVDISQPQYDSIIQAALQALSVKS; encoded by the coding sequence GTGCTAGACCGACCTGTATCTGAGCTATCAAAACCTAGCAGGCGCTTACCTAATCAGCGCTGGCAAATTTATCCACAAAAACCAGAATTTGCCCAAAAACTGGCGGTTTTGATCAATGTTTCAGCGATTATCAGCCAGTTACTAATTAATCGGGGTATCGAAACACCAGAACAGGCACAAGCATTTTTAAATCCAGAGTCTTTAGTTTTACCTTCGCCGTTAGAAGATTTTCCAGATTTGGCGATTAGTTTGGAGTTGTTGCAAAATGCGATCGCTTCTCAAACAAAAATTGCTATTTGTGGTGACTACGATGCTGATGGGATGACCAGCACGGCTCTACTTTTACGTAGTCTCCGCACTTTAGGCGCACAGGTAGATTATGCTATTCCCAGCCGGATGCACGAAGGCTATGGTATTAATAAACGCATAGTTGAAGAATTCCACAGCGAAGGCGTGGGATTAATTCTCACTGTCGATAATGGTATATCTGCGTTTGAACCAGTTGCCAGAGCTAGAGAACTTGGTCTAGCAGTGATTATCACCGATCACCACGATATCCCCCAAAAATTACCGCCAGCTAATGCTATCCTCAACCCTAAACTAATAGCCGAATCATCACCCTATAGGGGTGTTGCGGGTGTTGGTGTTGCCTATATTTTGGCAGTGTCTTTAGCACAACAGCTAGGCGAGACTAAGGGATTGATCCAGCCGATGCTAGCACTGTTTACACTAGGAACGATCGCAGATTTAGCTCCTTTAACTGGCGTGAATCGCCGTTGGGTGAAACGTGGTTTACAGCATTTACCCAAATCCAACTTAGCTGGGATACAAGCGTTGATTCAGGTGGGTGGTGTACAGGCGAGGGGAGAGGAGAGAGCAGAGGGAGCAGGGGGAGCAGGGGGAGATAAGGAAAAACTTCAGTCCCCAGTCCCCAGTCCCAAATCGCTCAAGCCTGAAGATATTGGTTTTCGTCTGGGGCCAAGAATTAATGCTATCGGTCGAATCGGTAATCCTCAGACTGTGATTGAATTGTTGACTACAGATGATATGGGGGTGGCGCTGGAAAGAGCAATGCAGTGCGAACAAATCAACGCTTCTCGCCAGGAAATGTGTCAGCAAATTGAACAAGAAGCGATCGCTTATGTAGAATCAGAATTTGTTACATCTCTACAACAAGACCGTGTATTAATTGTTGTTCAACCCAATTGGCATCACGGCGTTATTGGTATTGTTGCCTCCCGCTTGGTAGAACGCTACGGTGTTCCTGTATTTATCGGTACTTATGAGGATGGGGAACATATACGCGGTTCTGCACGCTCAATTCCAGAGTTTAATGTGTTTGAAGCTTTGGAATATTGTCACGATTTACTAGGGAAATTTGGCGGACACAAAGCCGCCGGGGGATTTTCTCTACCAGCAGAAAATTTACAGGTGTTGCGATCGCGTTTGATTGAGTTTGCTAACCAGTGTCTTGAACCCCAGCATCTCAAGCCTCTGCTCAAAATTGATACCGAAGTCAACCTCGATCAAATCAATCAGCAGCTTTACCAACAGCTTAATGCTCTACATCCCTGCGGTATGGACAACCCCGATCCAGTTTTTTGGACAGCTAATGTTCAAGTGGTTGAGCAAAAAATCGTTGGGAAGGGTCACATCAAACTAACAATTGCCCAAACTATTGATAATCAGGATTACAGAATTAAAGCGATCGCTTGGCGTTGGGGCGACTACTTCCGCTTACCGCCGCGAGTGGATGTAGCTTACAAACTGCGAGAAAATTATTTTAACGGTAACACCACTATCGAGCTAGAGTTAGTCGGTGCCAGATTACCAATTCAGATTCAACAATTTTTTGCTTCGCCACCTATTTCGTCAAGTACCAGCTTTGAGTACAATCAGCGACAGTATACTTGTGGTTTCTATAAAAACGGCATTGAAGCAGAATTAAGAATTAAAAATCCTGAAGGCAAGGTGTTAGTCATGCAGCCAGGACATATAATCGGTTTACTTGGTACTAATCGTCAAAACGCTAAAGAAGTTGATATTTCTCAGCCACAGTATGACAGTATTATTCAGGCTGCACTTCAAGCGTTATCAGTTAAAAGTTAG
- a CDS encoding YkgJ family cysteine cluster protein, which yields MATWQCVKQCGACCNLDPADRPDLDEYLSPPELEIYLSMVGKDGWCVNFDHTTRECRIYSDRPRFCRVESEVFQDMYGVEPEEVNDFAIDCCRQQIEGVYGDRSLEILRFDKAIGL from the coding sequence ATGGCAACCTGGCAATGTGTAAAGCAATGTGGAGCCTGCTGTAATCTCGATCCAGCAGATCGTCCCGATTTGGATGAGTATCTCTCTCCACCAGAACTAGAAATCTACCTCAGCATGGTAGGTAAAGATGGATGGTGCGTTAATTTCGACCATACCACGCGAGAATGTCGCATCTACTCAGATCGTCCTCGGTTCTGCCGCGTGGAATCAGAAGTATTTCAAGATATGTATGGGGTTGAACCTGAAGAAGTCAACGATTTTGCTATTGACTGCTGTCGCCAGCAAATAGAAGGAGTATACGGCGATCGCAGCTTAGAAATACTACGCTTCGATAAAGCTATTGGGCTGTAA
- a CDS encoding photosystem II reaction center protein Ycf12, with translation MFDAVSDLFNAFTSINWEVIFQLLSVALIVIAGPVVIFLLAFRNGNL, from the coding sequence ATGTTTGACGCTGTATCTGACTTGTTTAACGCTTTTACCAGTATCAATTGGGAAGTTATTTTCCAATTGCTGTCAGTGGCGCTAATTGTGATTGCTGGCCCAGTAGTAATCTTTTTGTTGGCATTTCGCAACGGCAACCTATAA
- a CDS encoding TMEM165/GDT1 family protein, with protein sequence MDWHLLGLSFITVFLSELGDKSQLAAIALSGRSNSPRAVFFGAAGALLLTSLLGALAGGAVAELLPTRLLKAIAAIGFAILAARLLLFNNEPSADSEETP encoded by the coding sequence ATGGATTGGCATCTTTTAGGACTGAGCTTTATTACAGTTTTTTTATCAGAATTAGGTGACAAAAGTCAGCTAGCAGCGATCGCACTTTCAGGACGTTCTAATTCTCCGCGTGCAGTATTTTTTGGTGCAGCAGGCGCATTGCTGTTGACAAGCCTGTTAGGAGCATTAGCAGGGGGAGCAGTAGCCGAATTATTACCTACACGTTTGTTAAAAGCGATCGCTGCGATCGGATTTGCCATCCTTGCAGCACGCCTGCTGTTATTTAACAATGAACCATCGGCGGATTCTGAAGAAACACCATGA
- a CDS encoding TMEM165/GDT1 family protein, whose protein sequence is MKLDSAPLEISGIAQTEIELELRDSTDFNLTPAIAQPVQPVVAKSPQKQQSVLVVFGTTFITIFLAEIGDKTQLSTLLMSAESHSPWVVFIGSAAALITTSLLGVLLGSWMASRLSPKTIEKSSGVMLLVISLMLFWDVISH, encoded by the coding sequence GTGAAACTTGACTCTGCACCTTTGGAGATTTCTGGCATAGCTCAGACTGAGATCGAGCTAGAACTGAGAGACAGCACTGATTTTAACTTAACTCCTGCGATCGCCCAGCCAGTTCAGCCTGTAGTTGCCAAGAGTCCTCAAAAGCAGCAATCAGTGTTAGTAGTTTTTGGTACAACTTTTATAACCATTTTTCTAGCAGAGATTGGAGATAAGACTCAGCTATCAACCCTATTAATGAGTGCAGAATCTCATTCGCCTTGGGTGGTATTTATCGGATCGGCGGCGGCGCTAATAACCACCAGCTTATTAGGTGTGCTTTTAGGTAGTTGGATGGCTAGCCGACTCAGCCCAAAAACTATAGAAAAGTCATCTGGTGTGATGTTGTTGGTAATTTCCCTAATGCTATTTTGGGATGTCATTAGTCATTAG